In Cicer arietinum cultivar CDC Frontier isolate Library 1 chromosome 7, Cicar.CDCFrontier_v2.0, whole genome shotgun sequence, a single window of DNA contains:
- the LOC101503261 gene encoding uncharacterized protein → MQLFLKSQDTGMWRIITDGDFIPRVDQNDPASAKKKEIDWTTDEKSKVLLNSKAQLFISCALSRDESERVDECDTAKKVWDTLQIHHEGTSHVKETRIDVGIRKFELFEMNEGETIFS, encoded by the coding sequence ATGCAATTGTTCCTAAAGTCACAAGATACTGGTATGTGGAGAATCATCACAGATGGAGACTTCATACCAAGAGTAGATCAAAACGATCCAGCATCggctaaaaagaaagaaatagattgGACAACAGATGAAAAgtctaaggtactcctaaactcaaaagctcaattatttaTATCATGTGCCTTAAGTAGGGAtgaaagtgaaagagtagatgaatgtgATACTGCCAAGAAGGTATGGGACACATTGCAAATtcaccatgaaggaacaagccatgttaAGGAAACAAGAATTGACGTCGGTATTCGAAAGTTCGAAttgtttgaaatgaatgaaggagaaacaatCTTCAGCTAA